In a genomic window of Struthio camelus isolate bStrCam1 chromosome 20, bStrCam1.hap1, whole genome shotgun sequence:
- the PRRT1B gene encoding proline rich transmembrane protein 1B, which translates to MQPGPAAAPGGSEPAEGDAAAAPGGLRTTPDGGEAAAGGPPRAGAGHEAAKEAAAGGEAALAGDPPPYSPPDPKSVHLLFPPFQPVVYQPGPGPCAPRGLPPGPLPYTIYDGQLDAGPPAAAGRRQRPPKDYMVESVLVTLFCCLLTGVVALVYSHETRAALSRGDMVQAKLASKKTQSLVLFSLLFGLFASFSWVIYVLVALYL; encoded by the exons ATGCAGCCAG GACCCGCGGCGGCACCGGGCGGCTCGGAGCCGGCGGAGGGCGACGCCGCGGCCGCGCCCGGGGGGCTCCGGACGACGCCGgacggcggcgaggcggcggccgggggtcCGCCGAGGGCCGGCGCCGGCCACGAAGCCGCcaaggaggcggcggccggcggcgaggcggccTTGGCGGGGGACCCGCCGCCGTACTCGCCGCCGGACCCGAAGAGCGTCCACCTCCTCTTCCCGCCTTTCCAGCCCGTCGTCTaccagccggggccgggcccctgcgcgccccgcggCCTCCCGCCCGGCCCCCTGCCCTACACCATC TACGACGGGCAGCTGgacgccgggccgcccgccgccgccggccgccggcagcgcccgcccaAGGACTACATGGTGGAGTCGGTGCTGGTGACCCTCTTCTGCTGCCTGCTCACAGGGGTGGTCGCGCTCGTCTACTCGCACGAG ACCCGGGCCGCGCTCAGCCGAGGAGACATGGTGCAGGCAAAACTGGCGTCCAAAAAGACCCAGTCCCTCGTCCTCTTCAGCCTGCTTTTCGGGTTGTTCGCCTCCTTCAGCTGGGTCATCTACGTCCTGGTGGCCCTCTACCTCTga
- the UCK1 gene encoding uridine-cytidine kinase 1: protein MASAGSGGGPGPAEPERPHPKPFLIGVSGGTASGKSTVCEKIMELLGQNEVDHRQRKVVILSQDRFYKVLTTDQKAKALKGQYNFDHPDAFDNDLMHTTLKNIVEGKTVEVPTYDFVTHSRLAETTVVYPADVVLFEGILVFYSQDIRDMFHLRLFVDTDSDVRLSRRVLRDMKRGRDLEQILTQYTTFVKPAFEEFCLPTKKYADVIIPRGVDNMVAINLIVQHIQDILNGDICKWQRGAMNGHGRTYKRPFPEQAESSNVLAAGKRSHLESSSRPH, encoded by the exons ATGGCttccgcgggcagcggcggcggccccggccccgccgagccggaGCGGCCGCACCCCAAACCCTTCCTCATCGGCGTCAGCGGCGGCACCGCCAGCGGCAAg TCCACAGTATGCGAGAAGATCATGGAGCTCTTGGGCCAAAACGAGGTGGACCATCGCCAGCGCAAGGTGGTCATTCTCAGCCAGGACAGGTTCTACAAGGTGCTCACCACCGACCAGAAGGCCAAGGCGTTGAAGGGGCAGTACAACTTTGATCACCCAG ATGCTTTTGATAATGATTTGATGCATACAACCTTGAAAAATATTGTTGAGGGGAAAACAGTTGAAGTACCAACCTATGACTTCGTGACCCATTCTAG GCTGGCAGAGACAACAGTGGTTTATCCAGCTGATGTTGTTCTTTTTGAGGGGATCCTGGTCTTCTACAGTCAAGATATTAGGGACATGTTCCATCTCCGGCTCTTTGTCGACACAGATTCGGATGTCAGGCTGTCCCGCAGAG TTCTGCGAGATATGAAACGTGGGCGGGACCTTGAGCAGATCCTCACCCAGTACACGACGTTTGTCAAACCTGCCTTTGAGGAATTCTGTTTACCG ACAAAGAAGTATGCAGATGTGATCATCCCCCGAGGTGTTGACAACATGG TTGCTATAAACCTCATAGTGCAGCACATTCAAGACATCCTGAATGGAGACATCTGCAAGTGGCAGCGAGGGGCAATGAATGGACATGGTCGGACCTACAAGCGCCCGTTCCCTGAACAAGCAGAAAGCAGCAacgtgctggcagctggcaaACGGTCCCATCTGGAGTCCAGCAGCCGTCCTCACTAA